Proteins encoded in a region of the Mycolicibacterium neoaurum genome:
- a CDS encoding ABC transporter permease: MSTPSTLSRARAATADAAKKPLTGIGQWALFVGQVFYYLPLTVRRYSRQTLAATINMAWGRGSLVVDGGTISVLLLLGVATGASLGIEALAVLDILGFGSLSGIIGGIGAVRILGPIVAGIAFMSQAGTRMTAEIGAMRIAEEIDAVEAIGLRPIPFVVGTRLIGALTCVVPGYLLTLMGVFYTIQTVVVVFNGEHGGTYFHYFVMFLTPMDLLYSAVKLSIYCVAVTLIHCYYGYFASGGPVGVGMASGRAVRASLVTIVVLDFTTTVLLWGLQPEFIFKG; the protein is encoded by the coding sequence ATGTCCACTCCATCGACACTGTCGCGTGCACGTGCGGCCACCGCCGACGCTGCGAAGAAGCCGTTGACCGGCATCGGGCAGTGGGCGCTGTTCGTCGGCCAGGTCTTCTACTACCTGCCGTTGACCGTGCGTCGCTATTCTCGTCAGACGTTGGCCGCGACGATCAACATGGCCTGGGGCAGGGGGTCGCTGGTCGTCGACGGCGGCACCATCAGCGTGCTGCTACTGCTCGGTGTCGCTACCGGTGCCTCGCTGGGCATCGAAGCGCTCGCGGTATTGGATATCTTGGGATTTGGTTCCCTGTCGGGCATCATCGGCGGCATCGGAGCTGTGCGGATTCTCGGGCCCATCGTTGCGGGCATTGCGTTCATGTCCCAGGCCGGAACGCGGATGACGGCCGAGATCGGCGCAATGCGCATCGCCGAAGAGATCGACGCCGTAGAGGCAATCGGTCTGCGACCTATCCCGTTCGTTGTCGGCACGCGTCTGATCGGCGCGCTGACGTGCGTGGTACCCGGCTATCTGCTGACGCTCATGGGGGTCTTCTACACGATCCAAACGGTGGTCGTGGTCTTCAATGGCGAACACGGTGGTACGTATTTCCACTACTTCGTCATGTTCCTGACGCCGATGGACCTGCTCTACTCGGCTGTAAAGTTGAGCATCTACTGCGTCGCGGTGACGTTGATCCATTGCTACTACGGATATTTCGCATCGGGCGGGCCGGTCGGGGTCGGTATGGCATCGGGCCGGGCGGTGCGCGCGAGCCTGGTGACGATCGTCGTTCTGGACTTCACCACGACCGTGCTCCTGTGGGGCCTGCAGCCCGAGTTCATCTTCAAGGGATAG
- a CDS encoding MlaD family protein yields MMRQSRVLAGAVVATVVLAVTSCAAVNVEALPQPGPSYDDGYDIVMQFDSVLNLPDRAKVVLDGVTVGVVSEMALNGADVNVTARMSRGVTVPSNIRAVLQQATVLGDIYVALERPAENAAPGAVLAHGGVIPLAQTTSPPQLEDTIASLANFVSSGSIQRAQNTIIRLNRVAPSSDEIKLLTGRVETNLSALSENLDTVDQLLNGVAEGAAVMNSRLPELDYLFSPEGQLGFEHLIGILNYIGTILPSVGSITLGGYWLVPFLNSLADSVGALQESKVAGETEIPKYRQLFTEMFLPVDKYPAINITSIIGPDGRELSGNVQEVLRILGAMP; encoded by the coding sequence ATGATGCGACAGTCCCGAGTGCTCGCTGGTGCCGTGGTCGCGACCGTCGTCCTGGCGGTCACGTCCTGTGCGGCGGTCAACGTCGAGGCCTTGCCCCAGCCGGGCCCCTCCTATGACGACGGATACGACATCGTCATGCAATTCGACAGCGTGCTGAACCTGCCCGACCGCGCCAAGGTGGTGCTCGACGGAGTCACGGTCGGCGTCGTGTCGGAGATGGCACTCAACGGTGCTGACGTGAACGTGACCGCCCGCATGAGTCGCGGGGTCACCGTCCCGTCCAACATCAGGGCGGTTCTGCAACAGGCGACCGTGCTGGGCGATATCTACGTCGCACTCGAGCGACCCGCGGAGAATGCCGCTCCGGGCGCCGTATTGGCTCATGGTGGAGTGATTCCGCTCGCGCAGACGACGTCGCCACCGCAGCTGGAGGACACCATCGCGAGCCTCGCGAACTTCGTGTCCAGTGGCTCCATCCAGCGAGCACAGAACACCATCATCCGTCTCAACCGCGTCGCGCCGTCCAGCGACGAGATCAAGCTCTTGACAGGCCGTGTCGAAACCAACCTTTCGGCCCTGTCGGAGAATCTCGACACCGTCGACCAACTGCTGAACGGAGTCGCTGAGGGCGCCGCAGTCATGAACAGTCGACTGCCGGAGCTGGACTACCTGTTCTCCCCAGAGGGACAACTCGGATTCGAACACCTCATCGGAATCCTCAACTACATCGGGACGATTCTGCCCAGCGTCGGAAGTATCACCTTGGGCGGCTACTGGTTGGTCCCCTTCCTCAACTCGCTCGCCGACTCCGTGGGAGCGCTCCAGGAGTCGAAGGTGGCCGGCGAAACCGAGATCCCCAAGTATCGACAACTTTTCACCGAGATGTTCCTCCCGGTCGACAAATATCCAGCCATCAACATCACCTCGATCATCGGGCCGGACGGGCGGGAACTGTCGGGCAATGTGCAAGAGGTGTTGAGGATTCTGGGGGCCATGCCGTGA
- a CDS encoding FAD-dependent oxidoreductase: protein MTYVVTQNCCNDATCVDVCPVDCIHPAPGEPGYASAELLHIDPATCIDCGACAEVCPVDAIVPDHDLTSANRRYLDVNADFFRRAPAAEPAVTAPAKLVVTEHPTRLRVAIVGSGPSALYAAENLLSRHDVHAEVTIIERLPFAGGLVRYGVAPDHAHTKSIERSFQRTLRRRGLTAYFDVEVGKHVSVDELSARHHAVLFATGAAEDRRLGIPGEGLPGSHSAREFVAWYNAHPDFADQSFDLSHPQAVIIGNGNVALDIARILTTHVDRLRRTDIAEHALDALRASAVRSVVILGRRGPESAACTTPELLGLDADPGIGITIDGQVPIDDDSALKVRLLAEYAQRSAQAERRRIAFRFHTVPMELIGDTRLTGIRVTRSGAAESEIIDCGLVLRSIGYRGVEIPGLPFDAIAGTVANRAGRVFDSMSGRPIRGRYVAGWIKRGPIGVIGTNRACADETVQSILADFRGGVLSEPTVGLETLRGLIEARRPQSFGTDGWLAVDRHEREKGQRLGRPRVKLLDAESVRAVLRPEVDRDSTGPDGRTGTEAAR from the coding sequence ATGACATACGTAGTGACGCAGAACTGCTGCAACGATGCCACCTGTGTCGACGTCTGCCCTGTCGACTGCATCCACCCTGCTCCCGGTGAGCCCGGCTACGCCTCGGCCGAGCTGCTGCACATCGACCCGGCGACATGTATCGACTGCGGAGCGTGCGCCGAGGTCTGTCCGGTGGATGCGATTGTGCCCGACCACGATCTCACCTCGGCCAACCGTCGCTATCTCGACGTCAACGCCGACTTCTTCCGACGAGCCCCTGCCGCCGAGCCAGCCGTCACCGCGCCTGCGAAACTCGTTGTGACAGAGCACCCCACCCGATTGCGCGTCGCCATTGTCGGATCTGGTCCATCGGCGCTCTATGCGGCAGAGAATCTTCTCAGCCGCCACGACGTGCACGCCGAGGTGACCATCATCGAACGCCTGCCGTTCGCCGGCGGGCTGGTGCGCTACGGCGTCGCTCCCGATCACGCACACACCAAGTCCATCGAACGAAGCTTCCAACGCACACTGCGGCGCCGCGGACTGACGGCTTACTTCGATGTCGAAGTCGGAAAGCACGTCAGCGTAGATGAACTGTCGGCGCGGCATCACGCGGTCCTGTTCGCCACAGGTGCCGCCGAGGACCGCCGCCTCGGAATCCCCGGTGAGGGGCTGCCCGGTAGCCACTCCGCTCGTGAGTTCGTGGCCTGGTACAACGCCCACCCTGACTTCGCCGATCAGAGCTTCGATCTTTCCCATCCGCAGGCGGTCATCATCGGCAACGGCAATGTCGCGCTGGATATTGCGCGAATTCTCACCACGCACGTCGACCGACTGCGGCGCACCGACATCGCCGAGCACGCACTCGATGCATTGCGCGCGAGTGCGGTCCGCAGTGTCGTCATTCTGGGACGGCGCGGACCGGAGTCGGCAGCGTGCACGACGCCGGAGCTGTTGGGCCTCGACGCGGATCCCGGTATCGGTATCACCATCGACGGACAGGTCCCGATCGATGACGACTCTGCGCTGAAGGTACGGCTTCTGGCCGAATACGCGCAGCGTTCCGCGCAGGCCGAACGCCGCCGTATCGCCTTTCGGTTCCACACGGTGCCGATGGAACTGATCGGAGATACCCGTTTGACCGGCATCCGGGTGACCCGTTCGGGCGCAGCGGAGTCCGAAATCATCGACTGCGGCCTTGTATTGCGTTCCATCGGATATCGCGGAGTGGAGATTCCCGGCTTGCCGTTCGATGCCATAGCGGGGACTGTGGCCAACCGTGCAGGCCGCGTCTTCGACTCAATGTCCGGTCGGCCGATCCGTGGACGCTACGTGGCGGGATGGATCAAGCGTGGTCCGATCGGTGTCATCGGTACGAACCGAGCCTGCGCCGATGAGACCGTGCAGAGCATCCTGGCAGACTTCCGCGGCGGTGTACTGAGCGAACCCACCGTCGGCCTCGAGACACTCCGCGGGCTGATCGAGGCCCGGCGACCGCAGAGCTTCGGTACCGACGGATGGCTGGCCGTCGACCGGCACGAGCGCGAAAAGGGACAACGATTGGGTCGGCCGCGCGTCAAGCTCCTCGATGCCGAATCGGTGCGCGCGGTGCTTCGCCCCGAAGTCGATCGCGATTCCACCGGTCCTGACGGACGGACTGGAACAGAGGCGGCCCGATGA
- a CDS encoding DUF732 domain-containing protein, translated as MGKLAAMLTVSMVMIAPPVSARADTEDSYPGANYSVFLQALAGDGIEIDSRRAISEGHAVCELIRPPGDGSLWDAGQKVRSMHPDWSVGTALHFANRSVQHICPSRGSF; from the coding sequence ATGGGGAAACTGGCAGCCATGCTTACCGTTTCGATGGTGATGATCGCGCCGCCAGTGTCGGCACGTGCCGATACCGAAGACAGCTATCCCGGTGCCAACTACTCGGTATTCCTACAGGCCCTCGCGGGCGACGGCATCGAGATCGACAGTCGACGTGCTATCAGCGAGGGTCACGCCGTCTGTGAGCTCATCAGGCCACCCGGCGATGGATCCCTCTGGGACGCTGGGCAAAAGGTCAGGTCGATGCACCCGGATTGGAGTGTCGGGACTGCTCTGCACTTTGCGAACAGATCAGTTCAGCACATCTGCCCCAGCCGAGGATCCTTCTGA
- a CDS encoding MlaD family protein translates to MSWGFTAITVAVVIGLVLTYVYYNPPSQRQAVSFYTDDVNSIRVGDEVRMAGIKVGTVTALELEPSQVLVTAKIEDDAFVGDQSQVDVRMLTVVGGYYVNLSSMGNAPLGQETIPQSRVTMPYSLIRTLTDTTKITENVATKPLNESLDQISQGLSGTNVQVISNTIDAGNALMSTVDRQRGQVTKILDLSDEYIRTLANYRDQFAQLVRKIAIVTQTMVVYQKGVSQTLQGLGDVLLALKPLGDFYETHRLEFIEKVRDYLERGRVFVEQNGLTIRALKRMQNFADRVLNAQNAEPGLLATDLCVPMPGSPC, encoded by the coding sequence GTGTCATGGGGCTTCACGGCCATCACGGTCGCGGTTGTCATCGGGTTGGTGCTGACCTACGTCTACTACAACCCGCCGAGTCAGCGACAGGCCGTTTCCTTCTACACAGACGACGTGAATTCGATCAGGGTCGGTGACGAGGTACGAATGGCCGGAATCAAGGTCGGCACGGTGACAGCCCTGGAGTTGGAGCCGAGCCAGGTGCTGGTGACCGCCAAGATCGAGGACGACGCATTCGTCGGGGATCAGTCGCAGGTCGACGTCCGGATGCTCACGGTCGTGGGCGGGTACTACGTCAACCTCTCGTCGATGGGCAATGCCCCACTGGGTCAGGAGACCATCCCACAGTCGCGAGTGACGATGCCCTACAGCCTTATTCGGACCCTTACCGACACAACCAAGATCACCGAGAATGTCGCCACCAAGCCTCTCAACGAATCCCTCGACCAGATTTCGCAGGGCCTCAGTGGCACGAATGTCCAAGTGATCTCAAACACCATCGACGCGGGTAACGCGCTGATGTCCACGGTGGACAGGCAACGCGGGCAGGTGACCAAGATCCTCGACCTCTCGGACGAGTACATCAGGACATTGGCCAACTATCGGGATCAGTTCGCGCAGCTGGTGCGCAAGATCGCCATCGTGACCCAGACGATGGTGGTCTACCAGAAGGGTGTGTCCCAAACGCTGCAGGGACTCGGCGACGTCCTGCTCGCCTTGAAGCCGCTGGGTGACTTCTACGAGACGCACCGCCTCGAGTTCATCGAGAAAGTGCGGGATTACCTGGAACGAGGTCGGGTGTTCGTAGAGCAGAACGGACTCACCATCCGTGCGCTCAAGCGAATGCAGAACTTCGCTGATCGCGTACTCAACGCGCAGAACGCGGAGCCAGGACTGCTGGCGACCGATCTCTGCGTACCGATGCCGGGGAGCCCGTGCTGA
- a CDS encoding MlaD family protein, with amino-acid sequence MNAITKKDVLSYIVFALIIGIVLLYFGSLGLRIGPPSNRTNVTMDVPDVNGLVPDSNVLLRGVPVGKVTGTRTSLDAASIDFYVDGQYEIPVDTEVQLQNLSALGESYIQLVPRSEGGPTLKDNQRISTESVVQPPSISELATSVVRVLDQMDPQALARIIGETDSALPDPVAVLPNLSRASNVFNNMLNGLNGEGRALLSNFGTLIQNSEWVNPDLTTFTPIAAKAGINFQDFYKHLPLLLSPNQPEDIALLNNLVARIQALLDVNGGDLKVLGEAFQPKLNTIAATLMNFDTGQILDHFLEQVPADGVITLRVRP; translated from the coding sequence GTGAACGCCATCACGAAGAAGGATGTGCTCTCCTACATCGTCTTCGCCCTCATCATCGGCATAGTGCTGTTGTACTTCGGGTCGCTCGGACTTCGTATCGGTCCACCGTCGAACCGGACCAACGTGACGATGGATGTTCCTGATGTCAACGGGCTCGTCCCGGATTCAAATGTGCTGTTGCGCGGCGTACCGGTCGGCAAGGTCACCGGCACAAGGACGTCTCTGGACGCAGCGTCCATCGATTTCTACGTCGACGGGCAGTATGAGATCCCCGTCGATACCGAGGTGCAGCTCCAGAACCTTTCGGCGTTGGGTGAGTCCTACATCCAACTCGTTCCCCGCAGCGAGGGCGGCCCGACGCTCAAGGACAACCAGCGCATCTCGACAGAATCGGTGGTTCAGCCGCCGTCGATCTCGGAGTTGGCGACAAGTGTTGTGCGAGTACTGGATCAGATGGATCCCCAGGCGCTCGCCCGCATCATCGGTGAAACCGATTCCGCATTGCCCGATCCGGTGGCTGTGCTGCCCAATCTGTCGCGCGCGAGCAACGTCTTCAACAACATGCTCAACGGTCTGAACGGCGAGGGGCGGGCACTACTGAGCAATTTCGGGACGCTTATCCAGAACTCCGAATGGGTCAATCCTGATCTGACCACGTTCACCCCGATCGCTGCGAAGGCCGGTATCAACTTTCAGGACTTCTACAAGCACTTGCCGCTGCTGCTGAGTCCCAATCAGCCTGAGGACATCGCACTGCTGAACAACCTCGTCGCGCGGATCCAGGCGCTGCTCGACGTCAACGGCGGCGATCTGAAGGTCCTCGGCGAGGCGTTTCAACCGAAGCTCAACACCATCGCCGCGACGCTGATGAATTTCGATACCGGTCAGATTCTGGATCACTTCCTTGAGCAGGTGCCCGCAGACGGGGTGATCACGTTGCGGGTGAGGCCGTGA
- a CDS encoding MlaD family protein, whose amino-acid sequence MPDSVGLYVDNPVTHLGYPIGKVTAITPSTKSVRVDFTIDGGLEIPLEAKAVTRSTSILADRALELVGDYEGSTQHLSPGGCIPLDRSLTPRSLSEVIGSSTNFINSISPDGSDNIGRVVSGIDQALNGQGSKANTLLTTTSSVVDSPEQAVGDMAAITRNLKELTTMLVDVEPTLNGVFDDLASSAGEDAAETLEGSSKTMEGIKSVVEAAGGIERELGPQIQQLLDAVSVALRKASPRAPYYASLLNVAPRVLNGLVNLANDHQFTLHYRPPLYRVRMPDGVAQCNIMNASVPGSCANVKGTPYAVDVALLQYVLTLAANK is encoded by the coding sequence ATGCCGGACAGCGTCGGGTTGTACGTCGACAACCCGGTGACCCATCTCGGTTATCCGATCGGCAAGGTCACTGCGATCACACCGTCGACGAAGTCGGTGCGCGTCGATTTCACCATCGACGGCGGACTTGAGATTCCGCTGGAAGCCAAGGCTGTCACCAGATCTACGTCGATCCTTGCCGACCGGGCGCTCGAACTCGTCGGTGACTACGAGGGGTCGACTCAGCACTTGTCACCCGGCGGTTGCATCCCGCTCGATCGGTCATTGACACCGAGGAGCCTGTCCGAGGTCATCGGGTCCTCGACAAACTTCATCAACTCGATCAGTCCGGATGGATCGGACAACATCGGGCGGGTGGTGTCGGGTATCGACCAGGCGCTCAATGGTCAGGGGTCGAAGGCCAACACATTGCTGACCACCACGTCGTCCGTGGTCGACTCGCCCGAGCAGGCGGTCGGGGATATGGCCGCCATCACGCGCAATCTCAAGGAGCTGACCACGATGCTGGTCGATGTCGAGCCGACGCTCAACGGAGTGTTCGACGATCTGGCGAGCTCCGCGGGCGAAGATGCGGCAGAAACCCTCGAAGGATCATCCAAGACGATGGAGGGCATCAAATCGGTCGTCGAAGCTGCGGGCGGCATCGAACGGGAGTTGGGTCCGCAGATTCAGCAACTGCTCGACGCGGTATCCGTCGCGCTGAGGAAGGCCAGTCCCCGCGCTCCCTACTACGCGAGCCTGCTGAATGTCGCGCCGCGGGTGCTAAACGGACTGGTCAACCTTGCCAACGACCACCAGTTCACCTTGCACTATCGGCCGCCCCTGTACCGGGTGCGGATGCCCGATGGGGTCGCTCAGTGCAACATCATGAATGCCTCTGTCCCGGGTAGCTGCGCGAACGTCAAGGGGACGCCGTACGCGGTGGACGTGGCGTTGCTCCAGTACGTGCTGACGCTGGCGGCGAACAAATGA
- a CDS encoding MlaD family protein, whose protein sequence is MKPLAATWRIGVALVVSAVLFILLSNTLVNPVHISTRTYIAEYTDASGLHPDGDVRVRGVRVGKVNSVDLARVDGQNVAQVTFTLDNKYAVVADTRLAIKFQALTGVRYIDVTNPAEEFGDGDVIERIPTSMTQPSFDVTALFNGLQPVLATLSPEEINTFTSNAASFLTGDGSGLAPLLESVRRLTEFVSNRQQIVATLMNNLAEVADGLGGTSERFIHLIDLLNQPVDKLNSVLDEFRKDLLYGADFFDPVVRLLHNAGFRNGVNVDDALDRAFSNLDNFFDAFKLVPVINENIPPPGNDGTEVEPCSRGNFQLPETMDVLLNGQRVVLCNR, encoded by the coding sequence GTGAAGCCGCTAGCTGCGACCTGGCGGATAGGAGTGGCTCTGGTCGTTTCGGCGGTGCTCTTCATCCTGCTGTCGAACACTCTCGTCAATCCCGTCCACATCAGTACGCGGACGTACATCGCCGAGTACACCGATGCCTCCGGGCTACATCCCGACGGTGACGTACGTGTGCGCGGGGTTCGCGTCGGCAAGGTCAATTCGGTCGACCTGGCCCGCGTCGATGGCCAGAACGTCGCTCAGGTCACGTTCACTTTGGACAACAAGTACGCCGTCGTAGCCGACACCCGGCTCGCTATCAAGTTCCAGGCGCTGACCGGGGTTCGCTATATCGACGTGACCAACCCGGCGGAGGAGTTCGGCGACGGAGACGTGATCGAGCGGATCCCGACGTCGATGACTCAGCCCTCGTTCGACGTGACCGCCCTTTTCAACGGTCTTCAGCCGGTGCTCGCCACGTTGAGCCCCGAGGAGATCAACACCTTCACGTCCAATGCCGCCTCATTCCTGACCGGTGACGGAAGCGGGCTGGCGCCGCTGCTCGAGAGCGTCCGCCGGCTCACGGAGTTCGTGTCGAACAGGCAACAGATCGTCGCAACGTTGATGAACAACCTCGCAGAGGTCGCCGACGGACTCGGGGGTACCTCCGAACGCTTCATACACCTCATAGATCTGCTGAATCAGCCTGTGGACAAACTGAACTCCGTTCTCGACGAGTTCCGCAAGGATCTCCTGTACGGCGCGGACTTCTTCGATCCGGTGGTCCGCCTGCTGCACAATGCCGGGTTCCGGAACGGAGTCAACGTCGATGACGCACTGGACCGGGCATTCAGTAACCTCGACAACTTCTTCGACGCGTTCAAGTTGGTTCCGGTGATCAACGAGAACATTCCGCCTCCGGGCAACGACGGGACAGAGGTCGAGCCGTGTTCGCGAGGCAACTTCCAACTCCCGGAAACTATGGACGTGCTACTGAACGGTCAACGGGTGGTGCTGTGCAATCGCTGA
- a CDS encoding mammalian cell entry protein: MSIGGAVVLCVASAVSLFVINPFGGDAKDSYSVVISTPYVGQGVEAGTAVVLHGVKVGEVTNVTNTADGGVQLDTDLQAQPTSGLSDTMGIDFRPINYFGVPGINVEPKSGGAALRDGSRVNLTPSGNFTLSELLNQLGDVSESSLTPQLIKVIDRVTRYTDGLNPLFETAVTMVRAVEAVQTEPTEEQLNRLTSAVVAVPPFVNEAVIAGRRILDYSYYPGQVRGPATSSTHNVEFPFLTDVQVPNIGQITPEYYARHWIPFMELAQNGLFGAVGKLVGSHVDDLTPLISGLKAITDTGPVLLRPQDLAQKLSELRTRFEHLYAGNNEQHAVSVRILLDSLPGVAAPVGIVTEGTP, from the coding sequence ATGAGCATCGGGGGCGCCGTCGTGTTGTGCGTCGCCTCGGCGGTGTCACTCTTCGTCATCAACCCCTTTGGCGGAGACGCCAAAGATAGCTATTCCGTAGTGATTTCGACACCTTATGTCGGTCAGGGGGTCGAGGCCGGAACGGCAGTCGTGTTGCACGGTGTCAAGGTCGGCGAGGTCACCAATGTCACCAACACTGCCGACGGCGGCGTGCAACTGGATACGGACCTACAGGCGCAACCAACCAGCGGCCTGAGCGACACGATGGGTATTGATTTCCGGCCTATCAACTATTTCGGTGTGCCAGGCATCAACGTGGAGCCGAAGTCTGGCGGTGCAGCGCTCAGGGACGGCAGTAGGGTCAATCTGACGCCTTCGGGCAACTTCACGCTTTCGGAGTTACTCAATCAATTGGGTGACGTGTCCGAATCCTCGCTGACGCCGCAGTTGATCAAGGTCATCGATCGCGTGACCCGCTACACCGACGGATTGAACCCGCTCTTCGAAACCGCCGTCACGATGGTTCGCGCCGTCGAAGCCGTTCAGACCGAACCCACGGAGGAGCAGCTGAACAGGCTCACGTCAGCGGTGGTGGCGGTACCTCCGTTCGTGAACGAGGCAGTGATCGCCGGCAGGCGAATTCTCGACTACAGCTATTACCCCGGGCAGGTCCGCGGGCCTGCGACGTCGAGCACACACAATGTGGAGTTCCCGTTCCTCACCGATGTCCAGGTTCCGAACATCGGCCAGATAACCCCCGAGTACTACGCGAGGCACTGGATACCCTTCATGGAGCTCGCACAGAACGGCTTGTTCGGCGCAGTGGGCAAACTCGTCGGCAGTCACGTCGATGACCTGACGCCTCTGATCAGTGGCCTCAAGGCGATCACCGATACCGGACCCGTCTTGCTCCGACCGCAGGACCTCGCACAGAAGCTATCCGAACTGCGTACTCGATTCGAGCATCTCTACGCGGGAAACAATGAGCAGCATGCGGTTTCCGTTCGCATTTTGTTGGACAGCCTGCCCGGCGTGGCAGCGCCGGTCGGCATCGTCACGGAGGGGACACCGTGA
- a CDS encoding ABC transporter permease, which produces MKRSATRLAKAPVAAAGSTGRGVALALSVLRYSVQDTLTGRLPVGEFMWQAWALFKVTATPAVLMAIPIGGIVTVVVSGLVAQVGATALLGAASGVGVLRQGAPVTAGLLMGGAAASAIASDFGARAIREELDAMRVLGVDPVRRLVVPRFLALLLIAPMLTLVIIVSGTASAFLLSVTVSDVAPGSFWNSFGTFAKMTDVYFAIGKGLVFASIVAVISSLRGMEAKGGPRGVADAVNAAVVINVILILFANLVITQISTMFFPTAVA; this is translated from the coding sequence ATGAAGCGGAGTGCGACGCGCCTTGCCAAGGCCCCGGTGGCAGCTGCCGGGTCCACCGGTCGCGGTGTCGCTCTTGCTCTATCCGTCTTGCGCTACTCGGTTCAGGACACTCTCACCGGCCGACTGCCGGTGGGCGAATTCATGTGGCAAGCATGGGCTTTGTTCAAGGTCACCGCGACCCCGGCCGTTCTGATGGCGATACCGATCGGCGGGATCGTGACGGTGGTGGTTTCCGGACTGGTCGCGCAAGTGGGAGCAACGGCCCTCCTCGGCGCGGCAAGCGGGGTGGGGGTGCTCCGACAAGGAGCACCCGTCACCGCCGGATTGTTGATGGGAGGCGCGGCGGCGTCGGCCATCGCTTCGGACTTCGGGGCTCGGGCGATTCGCGAAGAGCTCGATGCCATGCGGGTACTCGGTGTGGACCCGGTCCGGCGTCTGGTGGTACCCCGGTTCCTGGCCCTGTTGTTGATCGCACCCATGCTGACATTGGTCATCATCGTCTCCGGTACGGCTTCGGCGTTCCTGCTGTCGGTCACGGTCAGCGATGTGGCGCCGGGGAGTTTCTGGAATTCATTCGGAACATTCGCCAAGATGACCGACGTCTACTTCGCGATCGGTAAAGGCCTTGTCTTTGCCTCGATCGTGGCCGTCATCTCCTCGCTGCGGGGCATGGAAGCGAAGGGTGGCCCGCGTGGTGTCGCCGACGCCGTGAATGCCGCCGTCGTGATCAACGTCATTCTCATCCTCTTCGCCAATCTCGTCATCACACAGATATCGACGATGTTCTTCCCCACGGCGGTCGCGTGA